In one Anas platyrhynchos isolate ZD024472 breed Pekin duck chromosome 8, IASCAAS_PekinDuck_T2T, whole genome shotgun sequence genomic region, the following are encoded:
- the GORAB gene encoding RAB6-interacting golgin isoform X3, translating into MAADGAWAGFSQEELRRLRGLRPDPSEPSEQQRRPQPANKNRKQLQREKALQQQCQKLGLQGGAASVPPEQLLSAPKHQPGRPQQPAPPPPCPSVGDQKQRDSREQQKELASADPCNGSDSAQSLPAKPNAKVEKKKVELQEKSRWEILQQEQRLIEEKNKRKKALLAKAIAERSKRTQAETVKLKRIQKELQALDDMVSADIGILRNRIDQASLDYSYAR; encoded by the exons ATGGCTGCCGACGGGGCCTGGGCCGGCTTCTCGCAGGAGGAGCTGCGGCGGCTGCGGGGCCTGAGGCCgg ATCCGTCTGAACCGTCAGAGCAGCAGCGTCGTCCCCAGCCTGCAAATAAAAATCGGAAGCAATTGCAACGAGAAAAAGCCCTCCAGCAGCAATGTCagaagctggggctgcagggtggagCAGCCTCCGTGCCTCCCGAGCAGCTGCTGTCTGCGCCGAAACATCAACCTGGGCGTCCTCAGCAGCCTGCACCGCCACCTCCCTGTCCTTCAGTGGGGGATCAAAAGCAACGtgacagcagagagcagcagaaggAACTGGCATCGGCGGATCCTTGCAATGGCAGTGACAGTGCCCAGAGCCTCCCTGCAAAGCCGAACGCcaaagtggagaaaaagaaagtggaaTT GCAGGAAAAATCGCGATGGGAAATCCTCCAACAAGAGCAGCGGCTGATAGAAGAGAAGAATAAACGCAAGAAGGCACTCCTGGCCAAAGCTATTGCTGAGAG ATCCAAAAGAACTCAAGCCGAAACAGTGAAGCTAAAAAGGATTCAGAAGGAGCTACAAGCTCTGGATGACATGGTGTCTGCTGACATCGGCATCCTGCGGAACCGCATTGATCAAGCCAGCTTAGACTACTCCTATGCCCGGTAA
- the GORAB gene encoding RAB6-interacting golgin isoform X1 encodes MAADGAWAGFSQEELRRLRGLRPDPSEPSEQQRRPQPANKNRKQLQREKALQQQCQKLGLQGGAASVPPEQLLSAPKHQPGRPQQPAPPPPCPSVGDQKQRDSREQQKELASADPCNGSDSAQSLPAKPNAKVEKKKVELQEKSRWEILQQEQRLIEEKNKRKKALLAKAIAERSKRTQAETVKLKRIQKELQALDDMVSADIGILRNRIDQASLDYSYARKRYEKAESEYVAAKLDLQHKTEIKEHLTEHLCTIIQQNELRKARKLEELMQQLEVEADEENLELEIEVERMLQQQEAEARRQGSQSHGHAGLAKENPTPGVTAKESSKHANCVDSSAVSEQLQSENSGTKSLCNMDSQPQAVNVTPGDSPACSDT; translated from the exons ATGGCTGCCGACGGGGCCTGGGCCGGCTTCTCGCAGGAGGAGCTGCGGCGGCTGCGGGGCCTGAGGCCgg ATCCGTCTGAACCGTCAGAGCAGCAGCGTCGTCCCCAGCCTGCAAATAAAAATCGGAAGCAATTGCAACGAGAAAAAGCCCTCCAGCAGCAATGTCagaagctggggctgcagggtggagCAGCCTCCGTGCCTCCCGAGCAGCTGCTGTCTGCGCCGAAACATCAACCTGGGCGTCCTCAGCAGCCTGCACCGCCACCTCCCTGTCCTTCAGTGGGGGATCAAAAGCAACGtgacagcagagagcagcagaaggAACTGGCATCGGCGGATCCTTGCAATGGCAGTGACAGTGCCCAGAGCCTCCCTGCAAAGCCGAACGCcaaagtggagaaaaagaaagtggaaTT GCAGGAAAAATCGCGATGGGAAATCCTCCAACAAGAGCAGCGGCTGATAGAAGAGAAGAATAAACGCAAGAAGGCACTCCTGGCCAAAGCTATTGCTGAGAG ATCCAAAAGAACTCAAGCCGAAACAGTGAAGCTAAAAAGGATTCAGAAGGAGCTACAAGCTCTGGATGACATGGTGTCTGCTGACATCGGCATCCTGCGGAACCGCATTGATCAAGCCAGCTTAGACTACTCCTATGCCCG GAAGCGGTATGAGAAGGCTGAGTCGGAGTACGTGGCAGCCAAGCTGGACCTCCAACACAAGACAGAGATTAAGGAGCACCTCACGGAGCACCTGTGCACGATCATACAGCAGAATGAGCTCCGCAAGGCCAGGAAGCTGGAGGAGTTAATGCAGCAGCTGGAAGTGGAGGCAGATGAGGAAAATCTGGAACTTGAGATAGAGGTGGAGcggatgctgcagcagcaggaggcagaagcAAGGAGACAAGGCAGCCAGTCGCACGGTCATGCTGGGCTGGCAAAGGAAAACCCCACTCCCGGTGTTACAGCAAAGGAGAGCAGCAAGCATGCTAACTGTGTTGATTCTTCTGCTGTCTCTGAACAGTTGCAGTCTGAAAACTCTGGTACCAAATCCCTCTGCAATATGGACAGCCAGCCTCAAGCAGTAAATGTGACTCCGGGAGACTCCCCAGCTTGCTCTGATACATGA